In Eulemur rufifrons isolate Redbay chromosome 15, OSU_ERuf_1, whole genome shotgun sequence, the genomic stretch TAGCGCAACCAAGACAGGCCCGAGGTGGCGCTGGTCTCTGGCTTCCCCACATAACCCTCTATCCAAGGACATCCCCTCATTAGCGTGTTCAGGTCCCCACTTCTAAACAAATTACCCTGAGAGTGCCCTGTGCGTCCCTGGCCACTTTGCTCCAGCAGATGCCAGATGCCCACACCTTAGCATAATAACAAACTTTGTACAGCAGCTcacaatttataaaatactttttacatGCTTGatactcttttcctttccttaaaaattattccttaCACCAATCTTGAGATAGGAatcattactcccattttatggatgaaaacaCTCAAAGAAGACAATTTGTCTAAAGCCATACAGCTATGGATGATGGGAACTGGACTCAAATTCAGGTCCTGCGATGCCAAATCCCACACCTTGTTGACTGCACAAGTCACCACTTTCCTGGGCACCAGACAGTTAATTCAATTTGATGGCACTGAATCCATTCAAGTGGGATTACAGTGAGCTGTGTCTCTCCTGGGATGATATAGAATCCAGGGCAGGATGCCACCTCTCTCCAGGGGGTGTGGAAGAGAGATCAAgggcttccatttgcatgaagGCCAAAAACAGGTAAAACCCAACAAAATATCTCCTAATGGTGTATCCGTAAAACTGCAAAGAAAAGGAAGGCAttgattaatataaaattcaGGATGGTGCTTCCCCTGGAGGCCACCAGGGAGGTGTGCATCATGCTTCAAGGGAACTAGCGACATTCTATTTCTCAGGCCAGGCGGTGGGTACCTGGGCTTGTGTGCATCCTCAAACCAAATGTATACAGATGACATGTTTGTATATAAGCCTGCAACAAAGAGACTTCTAAACTGCTGCCTAAGAAATGATAACATATTTGGAAgaggaggagagcagagaggagaaagaaggaaaagagggcCAGAGGCTGGAGAACCAGGCAAGACATCTGGTGGCAAGGGAAGGAAAACAGAGCCTGGTGCCCGGAGCCCAGATTCTAGAGCAGGACAGATATGCATTTAAATCCCAATTTCTTCTTTCAGGAGCTGGGTAGGCAAAATCCACATAACCTCTCTGGGCATCAATTTTCTCAGCTGTGAAAGCGGGACAAAAATAGGTCCATCCTAAGGCTGTCAGAAGAATTAAGTGACATAAAATATGTACCCCCCCCCAGGGTGGGGCTGGCCATATAATTCAtcaccttcctttcctttcttaccACGCGTCTCCCTTCCTCTGTACCCACTCCTTCCTCCAACACAGCTCAGGCTAAAATCAGCCCAACTGCTCTTCTTCCTGTTGAGTTATTTATAAGTAACTCTGGCCCCCTGGGAGAGGCCTGCAAAGGAGGGCTGCTGTCCTCAGGCTTGTACACTGGGCCGGTGGTGACAGGCCTGTGTGATCAGAGGGCGGTGGCTTGAATAGGGTAGTTCACGCTCAGAGCCTCGTTTAGACAGAAATGCTGTGCTACAGGTACTTTCTTCTAACACTGCAGGACTTTTCAGCGCCGGCCACGACGTTTGCTGTCAGCTGATGGAAAAGTCTTCCTCAATTTATGGTTCATACCCCATCCTTCTGAAGTGCTGGTTATGTTCAAAACGCTGCCAGAagaggtttgtatttttttaatgtgtaccAGAATggaaactggctttttttttttttttttttttttgtctcatggTTAAATCAATTCCAGAGAACATCCCTTGTTTTTTCCAGAGACTTCTAATAACTGAAGTCTTTTCACAGCTCCTAACACTTTTGCCTGCTTTATTATAATTTCTCTTGGGCCTCATTATTTCACGATTTCTGTTTCTCCCTGGTCACTAATGAACATTAATTCAGGCTTCTGACATTCCTTATTAATCCTCAATTTCCTCCCAAACTCTTCAAGAAAAATCCCACCCTGATGCCCTGAGGCTAATGAGAGGTTGAGATTGCACTTGCAACCCAGCTGGTTACCGGTTTTTGAGGGGTTCTTCTATGGACCTCACCTACTGACAGAGGGTGATACtggtaattgttttcttaaaagtaGATATAGAAACACATAAGcattagctaaataaataaaatttgatgttGAAAATGGCATTTGGGgaatattctgatttttctttgtaagtaaAAACCTGTTTAGCAACCTAGGTTTCTTACCCTGTCTTTCATTGaagaattttcagattttttaaaaacaaatataaaaatagtacctTCTGCAGTTAGAtcataatttttcacttttccttcaCTTGAACATGGATATTTAAGATCCAAGATTTGATTTTTAGTTATGTGTTGGTTTAAACTATGTGGATAAATATCTATACTTTGCTTATAGATATTCACTTAGAACAATGTTGTCTGAATATGAGTGCCTGCTATGAATTTTTTTGTGACCCTGGTAATTCATTGATGGTCATGCAAACATGTTCATGGCCATGAATGACTTTAAGCAAAGAAACACATTGCGTTAACCCCCTATAGGAGTTACCTGTCCAAAGGTGTGTAACCCTTATTTGTAAATAGGTTTGCTGTTCTCTTTTTCAGATATTCTCTTGTATATGCTGTCAACGTGTTTACCTAAATATCCTTACTTAAAGATATTGTCCCTAATCAtactcatatatttttatatgcctcTTAGAAACTTCCTCAAGCTTATTTCCTTATGTTGATTTTACCCACAGGAAGCTTTTAGAGCCTTAAAGCTAACTCTACAGCTAATGGCTCCTCTCCATGACATTGTGGCCTACTTGTTCAGTTTTGCTAAACTTGGCAATTGTCCCGCATGTTTTGAATTTCCTCTAAGTCCTCACCCTTTGAGAAGTGACTGGGGTGGAACCGAGGGCATTGGTAAGTGATTAAAGGTGGTTAAAATCACCTTCAATATTTAGCTGAAATTCTATGACGCTTTTAATACTTGGAAAGACAGAACAACAATATTTTCTCATAAATGACAGTAATAAGAAGGGCAAAGGAAAAGTCTCATTCTATGCTGTGTCCAAACTGCACATTCATCTGATTGATTCCACATTTATAGGCCACACCACAAAGTGCGCAAGTCAGGAGCTGGAAGGCCTGGGGTTtaccctgcctctgccacttggTCACTGCAAACTGGGCACTCTGCTCTCATGGGCTGATTCTACCGTCTCGTAGAAGTGTCCTGTGGATtgaaacatatgtaaaaattctagaaggacATATAAGCCCccattaaatattacttttctctCATTCCCTTTCATGAACTCACGTGGCAAGGTCAGAGCCAAGCGCCTGCTGTTAAGAAGCTTGCAGACAGCCTCGGCTAGCTATCAACGACCTAATAGTCCCACAGCAAGAATGAGCGAGGCTTTAGTTTTATGTGCTCAGTGCTAATCAGTGAACTCTTAACTCAGCACCAGCCTATAACACACACATGTGAGGTAAATTAAAGATACTGAAATGTTTAGTGAGCTGCATTTGTCAGAAACAGGGAAATTGATCTTAATAATGTGACTCCCGTCCAAATTATGTCACTagtcttataaatattaattaatagcaAAATCTTACAACATAGTAGCCAGGGATTTCAAAGAATGAGAAGAGGCAAAGCAATTAAGTAACACATTTGTTTAAACCCGGTGGTCTTAAAAGAAATGTGATATGATCTGAATCTAGCCCCCTCTGGCTGGTGGGTGCATAAAGGAAATGTTTGTAGGAGACCCTGGAGTTGGTGGCAGGTAGAGTTGCATTGTGCTGAAGAACATTCAGATGCGGGATGTAGGGAAGGCACAGGGGTGATCTGGGGAAAGACAGATGCATCTGAGCAGAGGCAGCATGAAAAGGGGCGGCCACAGGGCTACCTCAGCAGGAGGCACAGAATTGTTGCAGACTAATGAGCTCTCACAGTGACTAGCAAGTCTTCAAGATAAGCCCCAGAAGATTAGAGAAGTTCCAGAGCACTCCTAGATCCTTTCTTTTACTGATTTGGGGGCTACTGTAAATGGGGTTTACTCAGAAAATAAGCTAAGACACTCTTAGGGGAGCTGCTGGGTGTGGGAGGGTGTAGGGACTTGGCTTTAAACAAGGCACAGGAAAAGGGAGGACAGCCAAGAAAAGTGCCCTCCTGCCCTTGAGATGGGAGGCAGGTGTTACTGGCTGATGAAAAGGAAGCCGGGAGAGCCAGAGCCATGTTTCCAAGCAAGGTCGCCACACAGGAAGTCCTGCAGCAGCTGGGAGTAAGGAGTGCCCTGGGCAGAACCTGCGGGGAGGTGATCTGGGGACAGTTGCCCAGATGGGGGGAGGAGTGGACTTGGATCAGTGGAGACAGTAGGAGGGACAGTCCCAGGAAGACAAGGACAGAACACGGGTGAAGGTAGCAGGCAGGGCTGCATGTGGCCAGTCCAGAGAAGTGAACCCACCAATCCACCAGCATGGCTTTGAGGAACAGTGGGAAATGAGGCCCAAGTGTGGAGGACCTAGAATTTGGGGTGAAGGGAATTGTTTCCTTGCTATTTATGTGCTATAGACCTGGAAACCATTGAGATATGCAATTAGAAATGCACACCTTGTCACGTTGCAAGTGAAAACATTTGTGTTCAGGGAGAATGTGCAAAGTGTTGCATGCTCTGCTATGCTGAAAATAAAcagcaaactgaaaaaaaaaaaccctcactcTAAgataatcatctttttaaaaagactgggCTGCTTAGTTCCTGGCCTCATTCCCAGAGAAGGCAAAGAGAACAAAGGTGAAAGATGAAATGAGACTCTGTTCCTTTAAGCCATCTCAGAACTATTTAGAGTTAGATAAAATTACCTTTGTGGActtatatgctttaaaatatgtttaaaagggCTACTCAGAATTTCAGTTTTTGGTCATCCCACTTGGTTGAAGAAGGTAGGTCTTAGATGCTGTGGACCAGCTCTGAGGACACAGCCAAATTCTCTCATTCCCCAAAGCCAGTGACTTCCCTGGGAGTCCGCGTGAAGCAGAGGATGTCATCAGAACGTGGGAGTTTACACtgtgattttctttgtaaagAATCAGGAGGCCAATTGAAGCCTGAATACTACATGCTGAACTTAGGGTCTCAGGAACTCTCAAGACAACTAGGAACAAAGTGTCCTGGCTCTGAGTCTTCACACAGAGACAGGGCCACTGTGGTCTCTCTCCGTCCttgtccctctctctcctttctccgtgtgtgcgtgtgtgtgtgtgtgtgtgtgtgtgtgtgtctgtctgtctctctgactTCCCAAACAGGACCCTACCGGGGAAAGACATCCGAAAAGGCTCCTTTCCTGATGTTTCCCAGCACAGGGTCCCCCGACTCCACCACCGTCACCTGCCCCGTCCTCACAGCCAGGGTGCTTGTCTTGCCCATCTGCCACCTCCCCTCCCAGCAAGCACTGTGCCCCACAAAGAAAGGAAAGCCAGAATGAGGGTTTTAAAACCAGTAACAACAAAGGAAGGGTAGTCCCGCCTCCATATCTGCATCTCAATGATAACGCCATCCGTGGGAACTATTTCCGCTCACTATTTTGCTGGGAAGTGATCTCATGCCAAAGTATACAAACAGCACTATATAAACAGTGGGAAtgatgaaaagaggaaaaattaccTATAATCTAACCATTCTAAcaactgtaatatttttatttatctttactcCCTTCTAGCCCTTgtccaaatatattttacatttacattttacagagCTTTAATCACAGggttatgtatttttataatctcCTTTTTTTCATTGTCATGGCAAAGGATTATGAACACTTTTCTCTGATTGCTGCTTAGCCTGACAGAGCATGTTGCTTGTAGACCAAACACACCAGGCCGTGAGCAGACGAGGCTCCCTGaccccctctcctcccttccacaTAGGTTCCTGTGCCGCTCACTCTAATGCGATTCCTCTTCTCTTCAGCCCAATAGGACCGTCAGATTTAGAGGAGTACTAAAAAGTTTGATGATTAGACTCAATCATTTGGAGctggaaaaggaataaaaaacatttttctgttatatttaaaacatcaaatgGTTGTGAAATCTGGATTGCTTATCTTTTCCTAAGCCAAGAGAATATGTTACAAGTATTAACAAGCGTTCTCAGCCCTGGACCTGCCCTCCCAAGCTCTCACTTTCCCACTCCCACAATCCTCTGCTCTCCAGCCAGAAGATGTTGGAGGAGGCCTAGGAATGGGCTGGGGAGAGTTAGAGGCTTAGAAGGTTTGGAGCAGCTGTCAAGAGAGAGCATCTCCGGAAATGCCCTGCGAGTCTCCTGTCTCACTCCTGCCTTAAGCTACATATCTCGGCATAAATAATCAACTTCACAATCCTTCCCATAACAGGGATGTCCTCTCCTGGTAGACAGCTATCATTGTTCTCACGGGGAGTTGACGAGCATTTCAGACTAGCTGACTCTTTGGTGGCCCTGTAAGCCCAGGCATGCTCCCTGCGGGCTCCTCATTTCTGCTGTGCTCTCCTGTGCTGACTAGCTCCTTCTCTGTGCCAATAACACGCCAGGACAGCCATCCAGACACAGGCCAGCTTCCACAACCCACACTGAGTACCCTAAAAGGCCCCTAAGTTAAATTTTCATCTACaatgaacataaatttatttatatgcagCCTGCTCTTGTGGTGAGGGTCTAAGAAATAAGCCAGATAGGGGTGACCCACACCTACTCTTAAAAAGACTACAATCTGCTAGGATATgtttgcacgtgtgtgtgtgtctgtctacGTATACGTATGTTTTACTTGCTTTGGATGTTCTCGCATCTTCTTTCATCTATGAGCCAGTGACAAGGAGGGCTGATTTGGATAGCACAGCAATGAGAAATGAGTGCTAATTTATAATCTGTAATAATTTCAAGTCCCTAATGGATATAATGAGGACTATACTTTTCTAGTTCTTGTAATTTCCCTTTTTTGGTCTATTTTGAAACCATAgccttataaattttaaaactttctttcaaCAGCATGCTCTTATTGTgctgaaaagcaaaggaaatttttatcttcctgggggaggaaggaagaaaagagagataaaTTAGACCTTGGGTCTTAGAGCATAAGGCTTTGCTGGTTTTGCAAAACATATTATTAGTACACCCACAAAGAAAGGGAAGTCTGTTTAGGTGACAAGTTGGCTCTGCAGGTAAAATGATGGTTTACTGGGTTAGCTATAGGAGCCTGTATTTCACACTGTCTGACTAAAATGTCCATCTTCTAGGACATGAGCTTCAAGAACTACAGAAAATGATTGACAGCCTCGAGAGCCCCCAGGACCCTACGCAGGTGGCCCAGGCACTCCTCCTCCGGAGGGAGGTTGTGTTTCTGCAGTTTGATGCCACAGTGAGGCATCTCATCCGGTAAGGGCGGGAGCACTAATCCTGTCTAGCAAATTCTGCTGGGCAGGTGTTTGCTGAGTGACCATCTAGGGAGGCCACTCTTGGCAAGATTAGATAATGAGCTTAAAATAGTCACAGGCACAACCGGATCCAGAACACTGTAGCCACCAAATGTGTCCTGCTGCAAAGCCCATCTGTGTAGAGTATGTTCTTGTTGGATAACattcttgattttattaaatgtaatttcaAAACTGTTTGTGTAACAATTGCTGCTTTCAACGTTCAGGTTTTATTGGGAGTGATATTTTTACACTcctgaatattattatttctaagggttttgtttatttttttcaacctttatttacttttcaaaaagacAGAATTTTCATTGCACTTTTAAAGCTAATGGCATCGGCTaccagaaatttattattttttttatttttatttttattttttttttttgagacagagtctcactttgttgcccaggctagagtgagtgccgtggcgtcagctcacagcaacctcaaactcctgagctcaagggatcctcctgtctcagcctcccgagtagttgggactacaggcatgcaccaccatgcccggctaattttttctatatatatttttagctgtccatataatttctttctatttttagtagagatggggtctcgctcttgctcaggctggtctcgaactcctgagctcaaaggatccgcccacctcggcctcccagagtgctaggattacaggcgtgagccaccgcgcccggccggctaccagaaatttataaataaagtagTCTACCTCTGGCCTTGTAGGTACCATTGTATTAAGTACTCCAcataaaaaaggaatgttttATTTGGCTAATTAATCATGACTTTGATGGGAAAATTAGTTTGGATTAAGATTCGTAATGTTTCTAGTATAAATAAGTTTTGTATGGGAAGAGGAGGGGGTTGGCCCTAGGGGGGGTCTCTGCTTATTCTTTGTCAAAATTAACTGTTTTTGGCTAATTCCAGTGTGAGTATTCATCCAGTGAGAGCGCCTCTCACCTGTGGGTTGCAGTTGCTTCCAGCCATTAGCACGAGCATCCTTAGGGAATGGAAATGTGGGAATTGTACCaaactatatttttctctttcttcactgCATTTTCTTTACTCTGATCATCAGGGGACTCTTGGATTCAGAATGTAAATTCAGCAGAACCAAAAATCAGGCTaattggttttctatttattgacAAATAGCTTCCTGAGCCATAGCTCAGGTACAGGCAGTCAAGCAGGTGAGATGTAAAGGCTCTGACTCATTGTGGGGATGGCCATTTGTTAGCCCTCTGGGCTCTGAAAGCCCAAGGTCAGGATTCGTAAGGACTTTACACACTGGCACAGAAGCAGGAATATCTGCCAGAGGTCCTTTTTGGATTCCAGCTACTCAGGGTTCAGTTTGGTGCTGTTCTCCCAGGGGACCCACTCTGCCTTCCCCTGGAACTGCTTTGCCAGGGCTTTCTTTGAATTCACACCCTTAGTCTGCAGGAACGGAGGACATTGTGTCCTTGCTCTGGTTTCAGTGTATTTTTCAGAGGCTCTCCTAGGGACCCACCCAGATGGTACAGCCCACGAGTTCCTTGTTGACTACGTCTCCCTGGCCTTTTTTCTTCACAGCCCTTTGGGTTTTGTGTGTTtgggatcacacagctagtaaggggcGGACCAGAGTTAGAACCTCAGTGTGTCTGTCCCCGAAGTCTGAGAACTACACTGGAGACAGAGCAGCACATGGACAGAGGAGGGGACTCTGGAGAGGGGGCCTGTGTGTGTTCCCACTATGAGCTGTGCTCCCGGCCAGGCTTACTCTGCAGTAGCTTGGAGGGGCCTGAGAGTGCAGGGAGGGCCCTGGCTTTCCCCTGGGGGTGCTGAGGGTTTAATTCCCGAGGAAGAACGAGGACTATTTTCCTGTGTTGGTAAAGGTCTCAGTTCTCTGTGGGGCTGGAGGACTTTTGTTCCCTTGTCAGAGGGGGACACAGAGGTGGCTCTTTTTTGCCCCCTTCCGTATGAGTCCCCACATGACTGATTCTTCCTCTGCAGGACTTCTAAAAGTGACAACATTGTCTCTCTGGCCCTCTGGCCAGTTTATATaccctgcatttttttttttttttttttttttttgcaaggatGGGTTTAGATAGAGGGCCACGAAACATTTATGTAGGgtattttatctcatttgtcTTGTTCCTTGTAAAATAGGTCCAATTAGATAATTGTATTATAATTAAGTGACCCATTCTGCAGCCATGCTTTTGATGTTTTAGGAAATACTGGGGCAGGCTGTATTGCAGTGAAATATCATTGGCTTTCTGGTCATGGGTGAGTGTCCACTGGAGGAGGTGTTGTAAGGTGCTCTCTTCCAGTACGGAGACCCGGCTCCGCATATTCTAGAGTCTTTGTCTAGAGTTTGAGTCTGCCGTCTGAGGGGCTTGCACTGGGCGGGGTTGTGACCATGCAGTTTTAGCTCACAGAATATTCTTAGTTCTTCACACTTGCCACCACACGCAGGCCACCCCAGAGTGGAGGTCCTGGGGTGCTGAGAGGATAGTAGGGGTTGCCCTTTTCTGGATTGTGTGCAATCTGGGCGGCTCCCAGGAAGTGGTGTTGAGGAGGCAGTGGGAGGAGCTGGAGTAGAAAAGATCCAGCTCAGGCAGTGGGAGGGTGGGCAGATTAATTAAATGGGTGAGGTGTTCCTTTATGAGGGGTGCACTCTCTGTGTTGTCTCAAGGCCCCCCACATGCCCCTTCCTCGTCAGACCCACAGCAGCCTGGCAGGGATTTCTGTAAGGTTGAAGCCCAGTACCTCAGGGGCTGCCACAGACTAGAGGGAGGGGAATCAGACTTCACCTTCGCTCAGGCCACAAACCAAGACAGTTAGTCCTACAGATACACCTGACAGGGATCAAACCTGAAGACGATTGTTCTCGTCTTTCTATCAGAGGTTCGCCTTGTAAGATGGATGGAGATTTCTCTCCTAGAACTGAGGTGGAGTCCGTCCTTTTCCCGACAACCTTGGATCCTTTAACCTAGGTTCTAACCCAGAGTCCTAATGATCAGACGCAAACCACTCTTTTAGCCAGTCCACGGAGCCCACTACCACTCACCGCCAGGAAGGAGCGCTGAACATAAGGTTGAGGCAGCCACCTCTGCTCGCTTGGGGAGGTCCTGAGGCCCTGGTGGACTAGACACCAGGCAGGGGTGTCCCGGGtccctctccactccccactCTAACAACTTAGAGAGTTAGCCGGGGCTTCCGCAGCCCACTGCCTTCCCCCTGGAGCCTGAGGGGAGGGGTCAGGTCAGGGCCTGGTCCGTGGTCTCACCCGGGGTACCAGATTTGTTACCCGCAAGACCAGGGTTTGTTTGCCTGGCGAGTCACAAACAACTCTCCACAAGAGTGCGGGTCTTGATCAGTAGGAGTTTTTATTCCTTGTAGCAAGTTAAGGAGAGCCCCgggaatattttctaaagtagtGTCTCCCTGAGGGAAAGTGGCATGGGGGTTCTATGGGGcagtagagaaaggaaaaaacgtGTCACATCACATGTAGGGGAGGGGTTCCCATTGTGAATGTGTGCTTAGTTAGCCGTGTTAGCCGTTGCATGCTATGGTAATGAGGCTATAGTTTATCCTGGGGTGGAGATGTTAGCATGGTTAGAGGAAAGTTTAGCTGAGTTTATCTGTAAGCAGCCGGCGTCTGTCAGGTGCTAGTTTTAGCCATCTGGGTAACCACAGACCTCATAAACAAAAAGTCTGTAAGACAGGTTGATTGTCAAGTTGGCTGAGTTTCTATAGTCCCTGGAGACCCTCTCTTTTTACTTAcagtgggagaaaaagagaagctgAAAGATAAGTATCATCtattttgatcattttctttAGTACTGAACCTACAAACAAGAGAAAGTCCTTAATAATCAAAAAGAGACAGGAAGTTTGGGATAGTTCCCTGGGCCTTCCCAGAGCTCACCAAGACTGAGCAAATATGACGTTTTATCCCAGGAACTTTTCACCTATATAAGCTGAAGGCTTCTCCAGAGTTTGAAAAGAAGGAA encodes the following:
- the LOC138395512 gene encoding coiled-coil domain-containing protein 162-like, whose protein sequence is MFKTLPEEEAFRALKLTLQLMAPLHDIVAYLFSFAKLGNCPACFEFPLSPHPLRSDWGGTEGIGHELQELQKMIDSLESPQDPTQVAQALLLRREVVFLQFDATVRHLIRRTFLVAGNVPAYQSVTDGMYHGLPPLSNSLLKSIFASQLSLPQPLDPRSPEAFVLFPWRASLEDGGPFPVMSSSPDTLEYNMQVG